From the genome of Malus sylvestris chromosome 6, drMalSylv7.2, whole genome shotgun sequence, one region includes:
- the LOC126625231 gene encoding uncharacterized protein LOC126625231 isoform X1, producing the protein MAWNLIKYSKLNLRSSDFSLREESMDSQILSSPRSLSIASEPSDLKNWFPSYQYESPALNSNSFLDDTVVLETEIEENSGGFERNGTKNEAFIPKNETPNGVVKCGSFSGYEHESHLLSKIPSSLESTSLVSEPTDIRNWYSSYVYESPSLDATDGVGNSICEVSKHKEDGFLVKNNRGKEKVSEDFSTNRSDSEEVNGRAPQEERQLVGKTPGPLEPPSQLSEPTDIKNWFSSYVYESSSFDPSTTDGFRDTVWKENKSGKDGFLVDNSHRENEEDLEGFNEKRSDGEAVADLQSEGLAKCITSCRDNKQKTQPVSEGRPRDGVSEILPSQNDLCLKHMPKSWQNQLIAPAQDVEISILNKESCQCKLSPKTFKGTKIKPSNKERSSCRNDEKSSQDMTPSKAFTLQENSEAEFHTEVDCILTGSDSDLIPSGVSERKPTHGSRDRKDDGNEISENGFITTRKGKLTRNNQEKIVERPQEISKMTAPIVVKRKALADATNIHHSPAAGITGKWKCPQKSKPNRGPALKQLRLEKWVRKL; encoded by the exons ATGGCGTGGAATCTGATCAAGTATTCGAAGCTGAACCTTCGAAGCTCTGATTTCTCTCTCCGTGAAGAATCCATGGATTCCCAG ATTCTGAGCTCTCCACGCTCGCTCTCCATCGCTTCCG AGCCTTCAGATCTGAAAAACTGGTTCCCCAGCTACCAATATGAATCACCTGCACTGAATTCCAATTCTTTTCTCGATGATACCGTTGTCCTCGAAACTGAGATAGAAGAAAACTCAGGTGGGTTCGAGAGAAATGGAACAaaaaatgaagcttttattcCTAAGAACGAAACCCCAAATGGGGTTGTGAAATGTGGCAGCTTTTCTGGATATGAGCACGAAAGCCATTTGTTAAGTAAG ATCCCAAGTTCTTTGGAATCAACTTCGTTGGTTTCAG AGCCCACCGACATCAGAAACTGGTACTCAAGCTATGTGTATGAGTCGCCATCGTTGGATGCAACTGATGGTGTTGGAAATTCCATTTGCGAAGTGAGTAAACACAAGGAGGATGGCTTTTTGGTTAAAAACAACAGGGGAAAAGAAAAGGTTTCGGAGGATTTTAGTACAAACAGAAGTGATTCTGAAGAGGTTAATGGGAGAGCTCCTCAGGAGGAAAGGCAGCTTGTAGGAAAG ACTCCAGGTCCTTTAGAGCCGCCTTCACAACTGTCAG AGCCTACTGACATCAAAAACTGGTTCTCAAGCTATGTGTACGAGTCTTCCTCCTTTGATCCAAGTACAACTGATGGTTTTCGAGATACTGtttggaaagaaaacaaaagtggGAAGGATGGGTTTCTGGTTGATAACAGCCACAGAGAAAATGAAGAGGACTTGGAGGGTTTTAATGAAAAGAGAAGTGATGGTGAAGCGGTTGCTGATTTACAGTCGGAAGGGCTTGCAAAATGCATCACCTCTTGCAGAGATAATAAGCAGAAAACACAGCCTGTAAGTGAG GGTCGCCCTAGGGATGGAGTAAGTGAAATCCTGCCTAGTCAGAATGATTTGTGTCTCAAGCATATGCCTAAATCGTGGCAAAACCAACTCATCGCCCCAGCACAAGATGTCGAAATATCAATCTTGAATAAGGAAAGTTGTCAATGCAAGCTATCGCCTAAGACCTTCAAGGGAACCAAAATTAAGCCATCGAACAAGGAAAGAAGTTCATGCAGGAACGACGAGAAGTCTTCACAAGACATGACTCCTAGCAAGGCCTTCACTTTACAGGAGAACTCCGAAGCAGAATTCCACACAGAAGTTGATTGTATATTAACTGGAAGTGATTCAGATTTAATTCCAAGTGGAGTGTCAGAACGAAAGCCAACTCATGGAAGCAGAGACAGAAAAGATGATGGAAATGAAATATCGGAAAATGGTTTTATAACAACTAGGAAAGGCAAACTTACAAGAAACAATCAGGAAAAGATTGTGGAACGACCACAAGAGATTAGTAAAATGACAGCTCCAATAGTCGTGAAAAGAAAAGCCTTAGCAGATGCAACAAATATTCATCATTCTCCTGCGGCGGGGATTACAGGGAAATGGAAGTGTCCTCAGAAAAGTAAGCCAAATCGAGGACCCGCTTTGAAGCAGCTTCGACTTGAGAAATGGGTTCGTAAGTTGTGA
- the LOC126625231 gene encoding uncharacterized protein LOC126625231 isoform X2 has protein sequence MVHLIFHTTIIISTTFHFQCVFFFVGSQILSSPRSLSIASEPSDLKNWFPSYQYESPALNSNSFLDDTVVLETEIEENSGGFERNGTKNEAFIPKNETPNGVVKCGSFSGYEHESHLLSKIPSSLESTSLVSEPTDIRNWYSSYVYESPSLDATDGVGNSICEVSKHKEDGFLVKNNRGKEKVSEDFSTNRSDSEEVNGRAPQEERQLVGKTPGPLEPPSQLSEPTDIKNWFSSYVYESSSFDPSTTDGFRDTVWKENKSGKDGFLVDNSHRENEEDLEGFNEKRSDGEAVADLQSEGLAKCITSCRDNKQKTQPGRPRDGVSEILPSQNDLCLKHMPKSWQNQLIAPAQDVEISILNKESCQCKLSPKTFKGTKIKPSNKERSSCRNDEKSSQDMTPSKAFTLQENSEAEFHTEVDCILTGSDSDLIPSGVSERKPTHGSRDRKDDGNEISENGFITTRKGKLTRNNQEKIVERPQEISKMTAPIVVKRKALADATNIHHSPAAGITGKWKCPQKSKPNRGPALKQLRLEKWVRKL, from the exons ATGGTCCACCTTATTTTCCACACTACAATTATAATCTCAACAACTTTTCACTTCCaatgtgtttttttctttgtggGTTCACAGATTCTGAGCTCTCCACGCTCGCTCTCCATCGCTTCCG AGCCTTCAGATCTGAAAAACTGGTTCCCCAGCTACCAATATGAATCACCTGCACTGAATTCCAATTCTTTTCTCGATGATACCGTTGTCCTCGAAACTGAGATAGAAGAAAACTCAGGTGGGTTCGAGAGAAATGGAACAaaaaatgaagcttttattcCTAAGAACGAAACCCCAAATGGGGTTGTGAAATGTGGCAGCTTTTCTGGATATGAGCACGAAAGCCATTTGTTAAGTAAG ATCCCAAGTTCTTTGGAATCAACTTCGTTGGTTTCAG AGCCCACCGACATCAGAAACTGGTACTCAAGCTATGTGTATGAGTCGCCATCGTTGGATGCAACTGATGGTGTTGGAAATTCCATTTGCGAAGTGAGTAAACACAAGGAGGATGGCTTTTTGGTTAAAAACAACAGGGGAAAAGAAAAGGTTTCGGAGGATTTTAGTACAAACAGAAGTGATTCTGAAGAGGTTAATGGGAGAGCTCCTCAGGAGGAAAGGCAGCTTGTAGGAAAG ACTCCAGGTCCTTTAGAGCCGCCTTCACAACTGTCAG AGCCTACTGACATCAAAAACTGGTTCTCAAGCTATGTGTACGAGTCTTCCTCCTTTGATCCAAGTACAACTGATGGTTTTCGAGATACTGtttggaaagaaaacaaaagtggGAAGGATGGGTTTCTGGTTGATAACAGCCACAGAGAAAATGAAGAGGACTTGGAGGGTTTTAATGAAAAGAGAAGTGATGGTGAAGCGGTTGCTGATTTACAGTCGGAAGGGCTTGCAAAATGCATCACCTCTTGCAGAGATAATAAGCAGAAAACACAGCCT GGTCGCCCTAGGGATGGAGTAAGTGAAATCCTGCCTAGTCAGAATGATTTGTGTCTCAAGCATATGCCTAAATCGTGGCAAAACCAACTCATCGCCCCAGCACAAGATGTCGAAATATCAATCTTGAATAAGGAAAGTTGTCAATGCAAGCTATCGCCTAAGACCTTCAAGGGAACCAAAATTAAGCCATCGAACAAGGAAAGAAGTTCATGCAGGAACGACGAGAAGTCTTCACAAGACATGACTCCTAGCAAGGCCTTCACTTTACAGGAGAACTCCGAAGCAGAATTCCACACAGAAGTTGATTGTATATTAACTGGAAGTGATTCAGATTTAATTCCAAGTGGAGTGTCAGAACGAAAGCCAACTCATGGAAGCAGAGACAGAAAAGATGATGGAAATGAAATATCGGAAAATGGTTTTATAACAACTAGGAAAGGCAAACTTACAAGAAACAATCAGGAAAAGATTGTGGAACGACCACAAGAGATTAGTAAAATGACAGCTCCAATAGTCGTGAAAAGAAAAGCCTTAGCAGATGCAACAAATATTCATCATTCTCCTGCGGCGGGGATTACAGGGAAATGGAAGTGTCCTCAGAAAAGTAAGCCAAATCGAGGACCCGCTTTGAAGCAGCTTCGACTTGAGAAATGGGTTCGTAAGTTGTGA